The DNA sequence CGTGCCCGGCGCCATGGGCTATCAGGTCCAACGCTCCAGCCAGCCCTGGGGCGGCTACCAAGTGGTGGGTGCCACGTCAACGCCTGGCTGGAGCGGTCCCCTGGGCGGCGACCTGTGCCTCTTCCGCGTGGTCGCCACGCGGTGAGTGGCTCAGCGGCGCAAGCGCCGCCTCGCCTGGGAATTGGATTGAGCTGGTTCATGGTGAAGGCCGTAGGCTTGAACCAACTGCCAGGGTGTCCGCATGAGGTGATAGGGCCCTCTGTTCGACGGCGGCCGTGAGGCCGCCTGGTTAGGGCCCTGCATGCCTTGGAGAGGGCTTTCTTTGGGCACCTTTCTTTCGCCCGTGAAAGAAAGGTGCAAGAGCGCGGCGCTGGCGCCGCAAGACCCAGCATCGTGACGCGCAACGAGGCCGAAAAGAGGGCATTGACATGCCAGGTGCAGCTTCGCTTGGCGTGAGGCATGGCCAAGTGAGGTGAAGGCCGAAGGCTTGAACCCGGAACATGGGCAACCTGCTCGGTAAGCGCCTCGTCCTGGTGGAGGTGGAGCCCGTCCAGCTCGATCCCGTCGCCGGCACCCTGCGCGTCCACCAGGACCTGCAGCTGCGCATCGACTTCCCCGGCGCCGACTGGGCGGCCGCGCGCGAGCTGGAGGCCCGCACCCGCTCGCCCTGGTTCGACGGCATCTACGCCCAGTACCTGCTCAACCACGAGGCGGAGCGGGACGCCATCACCGAGTACCCGGTGAAATACGTCATCGTCGCCCATCCCATGTTCGCCGACCAGCTGGCCCCCTTCATCGAGTGGAAGACGAGGAAGGGCTTCCAGGTGATCACGGGCTATGTGGGATCCCCCGAGGTGGGCTCCACCACCGCCTCCATCAAGAGCTGGCTGCAGGGACTCTACACCGCGGCCACGCCGGAGAGCCCGGCCCCCTCCTTCGTGCTCTATGTGGGCGACGACAACCTGGTGCCCGCCTGGACCGGCACCAGCGGCAGCCATGTCACCGACCTCAGCTACGTGCTCTTCACCGGCGGCGACTTCCTGCCCGAGGTCCTCTCCGGTCGCTTCAGCGCCCGCAGCACTGCCCAGCTGCAGCCGCAGATCGACAAGACCCTGGAGTACGAGCGCTACCTCATGCCCGACCCCAGCTACCTGGGCCGCGCCGTGATGATCGCCGGGGTGGACGGCACCTACGCCATCACCCACGGCAACGGACAGATCAACTACGGCACGATCAACTATTTCAACGCCGCCCACGGCATCACCTCCAACACCTACCTCTATCCGCAGTCCAACGAGAGCTGGGTGGACGCCGCCGTTGTGGCCAACGCCTCCGAGGGCAGGGGTTACATCAACTACACGGCCCATGGCAGCCAGACCTCCTGGGCCGACCCCTCCTTCACCATCACCAACATCAACAGCCTGGCCAACGCCCACAAGTACGGCACGGTGGTGGGCAACTGCTGTCTGACCAACTCCTTCCAGGTGGAAACCTGCTTCGGCGAGGCCTGGCTGCGCGCCGAGAACAAGGGCGCCGTCGGCTACCTGGGCGGCAGCAACAACACCTACTGGAACGAGGATTACTGGTGGGGCGTGGGCGCCGGCCCGGTGGTGGGCGCCGGCCCGACCTATCAGCAGACGGGCCTGGGCGTCTACGACGCCATCTTCCACGACCATGGCGAGACCTTCGCCCAGTGGCACACCAGCCAGGGCGCCATGAACGTGCGTGGCAACCTGGCGGTGGTGGAGGGCGGCTCCGGCATGACCACCTACTACTGGGAGCTCTGCCACCTCATGGGCGATCCCTCCCTGGAGACCTGGATGGGCGTGCCGGCCGTCAACGCCGCCGTCCTGCCCGATGTCATTTTTCTGGGCCAGAACAGCGTCACCATCCAGGCGCAACCCTACTCTTACGTCGGACTCAGCATGGGCGGCGTGCTCAAGGCTTCGGGCCTCGTGCCCGCCTCGGGCAGCCTCAACATCAGCTTCGCCCCCTTCACCACGGCCGGCGACGCCAATCTGGTGGTCACGCACCACCAGCGGCAGCCCATCATCACCACGTTGCCTGTCATCCCCAACGACGGGCCCTATGTGACCCTGGCCTCCTACACGCCGGCCACCGGCGAGCAGGGCGGCAGTGTCAGCATCAGCGGCACCCTGGAGAACATCGGCACCGTGGCGGCCGCGAACGTGCAGACCACCCTCAGCCTCACCCATCCCCAGGTGGCGATCACGGACGGCAGCCAGACCTTCGGCAGCATCGCCGCCGGCGCCAGCGCCACCCAGGCGGGCGCCTGGACTGTGCAGCTGCTGCCGGGCATCCCCGACCAGGAGCTGCTGCGCTTCACGCTCTCCGTCAGTGGAAATGCCGCCGACACCTGGATCTCCTGGCTCGACCTCACGGCCCAGGCTCCGGCCCTGGACGGGGGGGCGGTGGTGATTGACGACGCGGCGGGCGGCAACAGCAACGGCCGCCTCGATCCCGGCGAGACCGTCTGGCTGCGCTGGCCCCTGGCCAACACGGGCCACGCCTCCTCCGCCGCCGGCCAGGCCACGGTGGCCACCGCCTCGTCCTGGATCACGATCCTGAGCGGCAGCGAGAACATGGCCGCCCTGCCCGCCGGTGGCACGTCCACGGCG is a window from the bacterium genome containing:
- a CDS encoding C25 family cysteine peptidase; its protein translation is MGNLLGKRLVLVEVEPVQLDPVAGTLRVHQDLQLRIDFPGADWAAARELEARTRSPWFDGIYAQYLLNHEAERDAITEYPVKYVIVAHPMFADQLAPFIEWKTRKGFQVITGYVGSPEVGSTTASIKSWLQGLYTAATPESPAPSFVLYVGDDNLVPAWTGTSGSHVTDLSYVLFTGGDFLPEVLSGRFSARSTAQLQPQIDKTLEYERYLMPDPSYLGRAVMIAGVDGTYAITHGNGQINYGTINYFNAAHGITSNTYLYPQSNESWVDAAVVANASEGRGYINYTAHGSQTSWADPSFTITNINSLANAHKYGTVVGNCCLTNSFQVETCFGEAWLRAENKGAVGYLGGSNNTYWNEDYWWGVGAGPVVGAGPTYQQTGLGVYDAIFHDHGETFAQWHTSQGAMNVRGNLAVVEGGSGMTTYYWELCHLMGDPSLETWMGVPAVNAAVLPDVIFLGQNSVTIQAQPYSYVGLSMGGVLKASGLVPASGSLNISFAPFTTAGDANLVVTHHQRQPIITTLPVIPNDGPYVTLASYTPATGEQGGSVSISGTLENIGTVAAANVQTTLSLTHPQVAITDGSQTFGSIAAGASATQAGAWTVQLLPGIPDQELLRFTLSVSGNAADTWISWLDLTAQAPALDGGAVVIDDAAGGNSNGRLDPGETVWLRWPLANTGHASSAAGQATVATASSWITILSGSENMAALPAGGTSTADFQVMVDAEAPIGTVASFTYTYTAGAYGAGAGEGYSIGLVIEDFETGNFLRFPWEAGGTAGWTVVAAPHAGVYSAKSGTISHNQTSELNLTVSVQSAGTLSFWYKVSSEASYDYLRFKVDGTELAAWAGTVDWTQYSTTVSAGTHTFSWVHTKDGSVNSGSDCAWVDDIIFPAIGLPPAPAIAVSPASLATLVAPGGIGTEYLGVGNQGQGELTWSAGVQTLGRATSLPFMKLEKGEFDPRVGSVDRDAGGPDVYGYRWKDSNEPGGPAYSWVDT